The following proteins are co-located in the Undibacter mobilis genome:
- a CDS encoding O-antigen ligase family protein — protein MITVGDMAPRGFTPAVMPAWAPAAGAVRRAKAPFRERLLMTVLFAAVLSSCVAFIEPSPHDALMGALAIVALAAGVRFHRILLIPFTLLLVWNFFGLLTLFNVPDQKETVQYAATSVYLAIAALIFALIVADKTMPRMAALEIAYVMAAMISALCGIAGYFHLVPGAAMFTLYDRAMGMFKDPNVYGPFLILPLLFLLQHMIVKRINLLSLAVAGIIMFGLLLGFSRGSWFAFAVGLAVVIVLSFLTAPTPKVRMRIIGLSIAGLAALAVLLVLLLTMTSLGSMFSTRAQLIQSYDVGTGGRFVLQELAIGSVLEFPNGMGPFEFSRIFGLQQHNVYLQAFLVYGWGGGFAYVLLVLTTLWVGFANALKCRPWQGYAIAAIGTFFGVALEGFIIDTDHWRSFFLVLGLIWGLAAATRAAGKDLPAAATMVAPREAPPYSPRRSGRGVAQPG, from the coding sequence TTGATCACCGTGGGCGACATGGCGCCACGCGGCTTTACGCCGGCGGTTATGCCGGCGTGGGCGCCGGCCGCCGGCGCCGTTCGGCGCGCCAAAGCGCCGTTTCGCGAACGCCTGCTGATGACGGTCCTGTTCGCGGCCGTGCTGTCGAGCTGCGTCGCCTTTATCGAGCCCTCGCCGCATGACGCCCTGATGGGCGCGCTGGCGATTGTTGCGCTCGCCGCGGGCGTCCGCTTCCATCGCATCCTGCTCATTCCGTTTACGCTGCTGCTGGTCTGGAATTTCTTCGGTCTGCTGACCTTGTTCAACGTGCCGGACCAGAAAGAAACGGTGCAGTACGCGGCGACGTCGGTCTATCTCGCGATCGCGGCGCTGATCTTCGCGCTGATCGTCGCGGACAAGACCATGCCGCGCATGGCCGCACTCGAGATCGCCTACGTGATGGCCGCCATGATTTCTGCGCTATGCGGCATCGCCGGCTATTTTCATCTCGTGCCCGGCGCCGCCATGTTCACGCTCTATGACCGCGCCATGGGCATGTTCAAGGACCCGAACGTCTACGGCCCTTTCCTCATTCTGCCGCTGCTGTTCCTGCTGCAGCACATGATCGTCAAGCGCATCAACCTGCTCAGCCTCGCCGTTGCCGGCATTATCATGTTCGGTCTTCTGCTCGGATTCTCGCGGGGCTCCTGGTTCGCCTTCGCCGTCGGCCTCGCAGTCGTTATCGTGCTCAGCTTCCTGACGGCGCCGACACCCAAGGTGCGCATGCGCATCATTGGCCTCAGCATCGCCGGATTGGCAGCGCTGGCGGTGTTGCTGGTGTTGTTGCTGACAATGACGTCGCTCGGCAGCATGTTCTCCACCCGCGCTCAGCTCATCCAAAGCTATGATGTCGGCACCGGCGGTCGCTTCGTGCTGCAGGAACTGGCCATCGGCTCGGTGCTCGAATTCCCGAACGGCATGGGCCCGTTCGAGTTCTCGCGCATCTTCGGGCTGCAGCAGCATAACGTCTACCTGCAGGCTTTTCTGGTCTATGGCTGGGGCGGCGGCTTTGCCTATGTTCTGCTGGTGCTGACAACTCTGTGGGTCGGCTTCGCCAACGCACTCAAGTGCCGGCCGTGGCAGGGCTACGCGATCGCTGCCATCGGAACCTTTTTCGGCGTCGCGCTGGAAGGCTTCATCATCGACACCGACCACTGGCGCAGCTTCTTCCTGGTGCTGGGGCTGATCTGGGGGCTGGCGGCGGCAACCCGGGCGGCGGGAAAAGATTTACCCGCAGCGGCCACCATGGTTGCGCCGCGGGAGGCGCCTCCCTATAGTCCGCGCCGTTCCGGTCGGGGCGTGGCGCAGCCCGGTTAG
- a CDS encoding carboxymuconolactone decarboxylase family protein gives MSKPKPIDYADASPEVRAVFDDIKTSRNVPDVNNFWKYLANDPKTLKRTWESVKEVMAPGALDPLVKEMIYVAVSVTNGCGYCIASHSAAAAKAGMTPEMFGELMAIVGMANETNRLVNGYRVPIDAAFEK, from the coding sequence ATGAGCAAGCCGAAGCCGATCGACTATGCCGATGCCTCGCCGGAAGTGCGCGCGGTGTTCGACGACATCAAGACCTCGCGCAACGTCCCCGACGTCAACAATTTCTGGAAGTACCTCGCCAACGACCCGAAGACGCTGAAGCGAACCTGGGAGAGTGTGAAAGAGGTGATGGCGCCCGGCGCGCTCGATCCGCTGGTCAAGGAGATGATCTATGTCGCGGTCAGCGTGACGAATGGCTGCGGCTATTGCATCGCCAGCCACAGCGCCGCCGCCGCCAAGGCCGGCATGACGCCGGAGATGTTCGGCGAGCTGATGGCGATTGTCGGCATGGCCAACGAGACCAACCGGCTGGTGAATGGCTACCGGGTGCCGATCGACGCGGCATTCGAGAAATAG
- a CDS encoding aspartate/glutamate racemase family protein, translated as MQPTRNDAGATLGILMLNSTFRRYLGDIGNARTWSFPVKYKIVEDANPSNVIGLRDTSLLEPFKRAADDLIAEGVDGITTTCGLLSIYQKDLAAHCRVPVATSSLLQVPMVERMLPHGKRVGILTYSAATLNGPYLDAVGVAQDTPVVGMAPDSNFVRWIRDGDNAVSYATLREEVVTTAQSLRRRHPEVGALVLECTNLAPFSADIVDRLGIPVYDTVTMVNAFHASLSPRRYPND; from the coding sequence ATGCAGCCGACCAGGAACGATGCCGGGGCGACTCTCGGCATTCTGATGTTGAACAGCACGTTTCGCCGTTATCTCGGCGATATCGGTAATGCGCGGACCTGGTCGTTTCCGGTCAAGTACAAGATCGTCGAGGATGCAAATCCGTCAAACGTCATCGGACTGCGCGATACGAGCCTGCTGGAGCCATTCAAGCGCGCGGCGGATGACCTGATCGCCGAAGGCGTCGACGGCATCACCACGACCTGCGGCCTGTTGTCGATCTACCAAAAGGACCTGGCCGCACATTGCCGCGTGCCGGTCGCGACGTCGAGCCTGCTGCAGGTGCCGATGGTGGAGCGCATGCTGCCGCATGGCAAGCGCGTCGGCATCCTCACTTACAGCGCGGCGACGCTGAACGGGCCCTATCTCGACGCGGTCGGCGTCGCGCAAGACACACCGGTGGTCGGTATGGCGCCGGACTCCAATTTCGTTCGCTGGATCAGGGACGGTGACAATGCCGTGTCTTATGCCACCTTGCGAGAGGAAGTGGTCACGACAGCTCAAAGCCTGAGGCGCAGGCATCCGGAGGTTGGCGCGCTGGTGCTGGAATGCACCAACCTCGCGCCGTTCTCGGCCGATATCGTGGACCGCCTCGGTATCCCGGTCTATGACACAGTGACGATGGTGAATGCCTTTCATGCGTCGCTGAGTCCGCGCCGCTACCCAAACGACTGA
- a CDS encoding glutathione S-transferase family protein yields the protein MVPTITAFEQSPDRGKGLARDMRVRWALEEVGRPYEVRLVSFKAMKQPAHRALQPFGQIPTYEEGDLVLFESGAIVLHIAERNAGLLPKDANGRSRAIAWMFAALNTLEPPIFERSLLMILDREKPWYEDRLHALESGIRNRLGDLSRRLGDAEWLDGAFSAGDLIMISVLLRLKGSSDILDDYPNLAAYVARGEARPAYRRAFAAQLAVFTSQAMASQ from the coding sequence ATGGTTCCCACCATCACCGCCTTTGAACAATCGCCCGATCGGGGCAAGGGCCTGGCGCGCGACATGCGCGTGCGCTGGGCGCTGGAGGAAGTCGGTCGGCCTTACGAGGTGCGGCTGGTTTCCTTCAAGGCGATGAAGCAACCGGCGCATCGGGCGCTGCAGCCTTTCGGTCAGATACCGACGTACGAAGAGGGCGATCTCGTCCTGTTCGAGTCGGGCGCCATCGTGCTGCATATTGCCGAACGCAATGCGGGCCTGTTGCCGAAAGATGCCAATGGCCGGTCGCGCGCGATCGCCTGGATGTTCGCGGCGCTCAACACACTGGAACCGCCGATTTTTGAGCGGTCTCTCCTCATGATTCTCGACCGAGAGAAACCCTGGTACGAGGATCGTCTGCACGCACTCGAGAGCGGTATTCGCAATCGTCTTGGCGATCTGTCACGCCGGCTCGGCGATGCCGAGTGGCTCGATGGCGCCTTCAGCGCCGGCGATCTCATAATGATTTCCGTTCTTCTGAGGCTGAAGGGGTCTTCGGACATCCTGGACGACTATCCGAATCTGGCCGCCTATGTTGCGCGCGGAGAAGCCCGGCCGGCCTACCGGCGCGCTTTCGCGGCCCAACTGGCGGTGTTCACCAGTCAGGCGATGGCTTCGCAGTAG
- a CDS encoding SRPBCC family protein, whose amino-acid sequence MPSTIKLHRVIAAKPEKVYRAFIEGDAVASWIPPYGFLCTVHELDAKVGGHHKMSFRNFTTGSSHSFGGTYIELVPGSRLVYTDRFDDPNLPGEMRVTVTLKAVSVGTEINIVQEGVPDVIPAEACYLGWQQSLHKLAKLVEPEINQ is encoded by the coding sequence ATGCCCAGCACCATCAAGCTCCATCGCGTCATCGCCGCCAAGCCCGAGAAGGTCTATCGCGCCTTTATCGAAGGCGACGCCGTCGCGAGCTGGATTCCGCCTTACGGTTTTCTCTGCACCGTGCATGAACTGGATGCGAAGGTCGGCGGCCATCACAAAATGTCGTTCCGGAATTTCACGACCGGCAGCAGCCATTCATTCGGCGGCACTTATATCGAGCTCGTGCCGGGCTCGCGCCTTGTCTACACCGACCGGTTCGACGATCCGAACTTGCCGGGTGAGATGCGTGTCACTGTGACGCTGAAGGCAGTGTCGGTCGGCACCGAGATCAATATCGTGCAGGAAGGCGTGCCGGACGTGATCCCGGCCGAGGCCTGCTATCTCGGCTGGCAGCAGTCGCTGCACAAGCTCGCCAAGCTCGTCGAGCCCGAGATCAACCAATAG
- a CDS encoding TetR/AcrR family transcriptional regulator: MAKTAATPDARLKLLNAALGVIRTKGYSATTVDELCAAAGVTKGAFFHHFKSKDALGVAVADYWSEQTGALFAKAAYHEFYKPFDRILGYLAYRKALLQGRVPEFTCLVGTMVQETYETAPAIRDACDRSISAHAETLEADIEAAMRERNMKPTWTAKSLALHTQAVLQGAFILAKAKGGAEIAADSIDHLIRYLRLLFSPDNTERQS; the protein is encoded by the coding sequence ATGGCGAAAACCGCCGCTACGCCAGACGCGAGACTGAAGCTCCTCAATGCCGCGCTCGGTGTGATCCGGACCAAGGGTTATTCGGCAACGACGGTCGATGAGCTGTGCGCCGCCGCTGGTGTCACCAAGGGCGCGTTCTTTCATCACTTCAAGAGCAAGGATGCGCTGGGCGTTGCCGTCGCCGATTACTGGTCAGAGCAGACCGGCGCGCTGTTTGCCAAAGCTGCGTATCACGAATTTTACAAGCCGTTCGATCGCATTCTCGGCTATCTCGCCTACCGCAAGGCGCTTCTGCAAGGCCGCGTGCCCGAGTTCACTTGCCTTGTCGGCACCATGGTGCAGGAAACCTACGAGACGGCACCGGCCATTCGCGATGCCTGCGACCGCAGCATCAGCGCCCATGCGGAAACACTGGAAGCCGATATCGAAGCGGCCATGCGCGAGCGCAACATGAAGCCCACATGGACCGCGAAATCGCTGGCGCTGCACACCCAGGCCGTTCTGCAGGGCGCCTTCATTCTCGCCAAGGCGAAAGGCGGTGCCGAGATCGCCGCCGACAGCATCGACCATCTCATTCGATATCTGCGGCTGCTCTTCAGCCCGGACAACACCGAACGTCAATCGTAA
- a CDS encoding 3-hydroxyacyl-CoA dehydrogenase, translated as MSFDLMKSDLVVAVFGAGTMGRGIAQVCAQAGIETLLYDARAGAVDEAIGAVGQGLDGQVAKGRMTADAKAALMNKLKPMAVLEDAKRAGLIIEAIVEDLSVKRDLFSKLEAIVAPDAILATNTSSLSVTEIAAGCSRPERVGGLHFFNPPPVMKLVEVIAGLRSDPSLTDALVALTKRIAKSPIVATDTPGFVVNHAGRAYGPEALRIVAQGIASPREVDELMKEAAGFRMGPFELLDLIGGDVTHAVMESMYGRYYEEPMYQPSAQMATRVAAGLHGRKSGVGFYDYKNADAPSPPTITVVRQPVPTAVWIADEDGGRELATALEAAGIKTSVGGVPAKDSLCLVTPLGEDCTSVALRLKLDPSRVVAVDMLGRFSKRYTVMKNPLTTAETLGSAIAALGATGAAVTAINDSTGFVTQRLLAMIVNVGTRIAELRVAAPDDIDTAVELGLNYPKGPLALGDAVGAARVLAVLDGMFALTHDPKYRATPWLRRRAVLGVSLKTPD; from the coding sequence ATGTCGTTTGATTTGATGAAATCCGATCTCGTCGTCGCCGTATTCGGCGCTGGCACCATGGGCCGCGGCATTGCGCAGGTTTGCGCGCAGGCCGGCATCGAGACGCTGCTCTATGATGCGCGGGCCGGCGCAGTCGATGAGGCCATCGGCGCGGTTGGCCAAGGGCTCGACGGGCAGGTGGCGAAGGGCCGCATGACAGCCGATGCCAAGGCCGCGCTGATGAACAAGCTCAAGCCAATGGCCGTGCTCGAGGATGCCAAACGGGCAGGGCTCATCATTGAAGCGATCGTTGAGGATCTTTCAGTCAAGCGCGACCTTTTCTCGAAGCTGGAGGCCATCGTCGCACCGGATGCCATTCTGGCGACCAACACGTCGTCGCTGTCGGTGACTGAAATCGCTGCGGGGTGCTCGCGGCCGGAGCGCGTCGGTGGTCTGCATTTTTTCAATCCGCCGCCAGTGATGAAGTTGGTCGAAGTGATCGCCGGTCTGCGCAGCGATCCGTCATTGACTGACGCCCTGGTCGCCCTGACCAAACGCATTGCCAAGTCGCCGATCGTGGCAACCGACACGCCGGGGTTCGTCGTCAACCACGCCGGCCGCGCCTACGGACCCGAAGCGCTGCGCATTGTCGCCCAGGGCATTGCGAGCCCGCGCGAAGTCGATGAGTTGATGAAAGAGGCGGCCGGCTTCCGGATGGGGCCGTTCGAACTGCTCGATCTCATTGGCGGTGACGTCACCCATGCGGTGATGGAGAGCATGTACGGCCGCTACTACGAAGAGCCGATGTACCAGCCTTCGGCGCAGATGGCGACGCGCGTCGCCGCCGGTCTTCATGGCCGCAAGAGTGGCGTCGGCTTCTATGACTACAAGAACGCGGATGCGCCGAGCCCGCCGACGATCACGGTGGTCAGGCAGCCGGTGCCGACCGCCGTGTGGATCGCGGATGAAGACGGCGGTCGCGAGTTGGCGACAGCGCTGGAGGCGGCCGGCATCAAGACAAGCGTCGGCGGCGTGCCGGCAAAGGACAGCCTTTGCCTGGTGACGCCACTCGGCGAGGACTGCACAAGTGTCGCGCTTCGCCTGAAGCTCGATCCGTCGCGCGTGGTGGCGGTCGATATGCTGGGCCGTTTCAGCAAGCGCTATACGGTGATGAAAAATCCGCTGACAACGGCGGAGACTTTGGGCAGCGCAATTGCTGCGCTCGGTGCGACGGGGGCTGCCGTGACCGCCATCAACGACTCCACCGGATTCGTCACGCAACGTCTGCTCGCCATGATCGTCAATGTCGGTACACGGATCGCCGAATTGCGCGTGGCCGCGCCGGACGACATCGACACCGCGGTCGAACTCGGCCTCAATTATCCGAAGGGGCCGCTGGCCCTCGGCGATGCCGTTGGTGCGGCGCGCGTGCTCGCGGTGCTCGACGGCATGTTTGCGCTCACCCACGACCCGAAATACCGCGCCACCCCTTGGCTGCGCCGCCGCGCCGTGCTCGGCGTGTCCCTCAAGACGCCCGACTGA